The Lysinibacillus timonensis nucleotide sequence AAGAGCCTGCCCCATGCATTTGTAAAATACGACCTTTTGCATGTTCTTTAAACCTTCCGAAGTCCTTCCTCCACCAATTAAGACATCACGTTTCCATTGTGATAAGGAGTAAGAGAATATTGAGGATAAATTAATTAATAAAATATGATCCTTATCAACTTTACTTCTTTCAACAATATCAATTACTTCACACTTACATTCATTATACTCTTCTTTTATATCTTCAAATTTAATTCCATCCAAAAAATTTTGACTATATCTTTTAAAAGCCATTTCTAACTTTTTCTGATTTACCATTGCATCCTCCCTATACATTAAACTACTTAACCTATAACTTCGAATCCAATATCGAGGATTATTACTATTATCTTTTAATTCAAATCACAAAAAACCAAAATAAAATCTACCAATTCTCAGCACACTAAATTCAGGTAACTATACTGTATGATAACAATTTACTTCTATTACGGCTTACTCCAAAAAACCTTATTAAATTACTATTCTAGCTTATAACGGCGCTTATATTCTGGTACTTTTTCGCTTACAACAATATAGCCTGAATCTTTCTCACTTACTTCCCATGTCCTTATTATATTTCCTGCTTCGTCATACATTACAGAGAATATATGAACATTTCTTATCACAATACTTTGCGATTTTAACTGGCCGGATTTATAGAACTCTTTAGCTAATCCATCTGTCGTATTATGGTCTGTCTGATTTAGTTCCTGCAATTCGCCTGTGGGATAATATACTCTCTACATACCGGTCTTAAATCCATCTTGCACCTCAAATTCCCAAACAAGTATCCCTTTATTATAATCTACTATTACTCCATTAAAAGGTACCGTTTTATTCAAATCTATATAAAAGATATGTTCACCCGTATGTATATCATCCTCAACGTAGAGAACATTATGTCTCTTTTTCCATACTACTTATCCTAACTAATTTATTTTTATAATTTTTCACCTTTACTTAATGCACATTAGTTATGGCCAACACCATTACTCCTTTCTGATGAAATGTTTCCCTTTTAATCTTGCAACAAAGAAATATAAGTAAAAAATTCGAGTTGAATAATCTACTATTCATACCTAAAAGAGGGAAAATAATATTTAAATAAAATGACTCCAGTTAAACAACGAAGTCATCTTATTGTAGGTTGATTATTAAAATTTAAGTATATTTATATATTTATATATAATTTATTACCTCTCGTTGAAATGCGGATCGTACATCACGTTCTAGCTCGCAAGAATCCTATATTGTTTCAGGTGCAATTTTGTCTTGTATATTTGAGACCAAACGTGTGTGACTAACCCTTCACTGTTATGATTTCAAAGATTCATAGAACAATATTCAGTCAACGAGTATTCTCTTTCTTCCAATTCCACGCATATCAGACCTCGTAGAACGACCTGCCTTTAGTTCTTGTAAAATACGAACTAAATAACGATGGATTTGCCCATTTGTGTATTCCTCATAGTCATGACCAAAGCGATTTGCAAGATAAAGATGCAACAGCTCCCGTTCTACAACTCCATTATTTAAACAAAGCATGGCAAACATCGTATCCTCACTGCCTGTACTTCCAACCTTCAGCACTTCTTTTGCAAAGTAACGTAAAATGGCTGGATGTAAAGTGCTTTGACTGAAACCTGCATATAGTACGTGAACGATATTTAACGTATTAAACTCCGTAGAAAAGTCCTCTAAATCTTGGTAATCCGAACGTAGACGAGAACCTTTTTTTAATTTAAAACGGGCGAGCTCAAGTTCATTTGGGAGTATTTCTGTATGTTCATCGAGTAATAATTCCACGTTATATTTAAGAAAGTCTTGATCTCTTTCTTCAGGATGACAACGTATTTTGACAATTGTTTCATTGCCTGTCTCTTCATAAGACATTACATGATCCTGCTCTATATAAAAGAGGTGACCATTGAGCTTAATAATTCCTTTCGTAATCGTAAGACTGTTCTGATGAACAATTATATTAGCTCCTGTAATAATTCCATCTGAATAGTTTTGATAATAAATATCCATTAAATGTCGGGGATAGTCTCGCAAGTTTTCAAGCATTTCTAGTTTTAAGATCCGTCCTTTTTGAAAGGTTGGATAACTATTCATTGACACACTTTTCCCCCTTCCTAGTGCCTTATTTCATCCCATTAAAGAAATCAATTTCAGATAATTCATTTTCAAAGGCAAAATAATGTTTCCTCGTCCAATAGAGTTGTTCATTTTTTCGGGCAATCGGTAATATATGGAACCCCCAATTGTTTTCATCCGCAAAAACAAAGAACTTTACTTCTCCATTTGCAATTGTGTCTGTCTCATCTTGAGGGACCTTTTCACCGTAAATCTGTTTAATCTCTTCATATAGAACTTGTGTATAGCTGTTTGCGTCATTCCAATAAATAAATTTACGTCGAATATCTCCCTCGTTACCGCGCAGGAAAAACTCCACTTCTTTTACCGTCAGTGGTCTTGAAATGGTTCCCCTTACTAAGTTCATTTGTTTTAGTGAGCTAATGAGTACTTTTTCGTTTTGTGTATGTGTGTATGCATAGACTGAATAAGGGGTAATTGGCGCATTATTTGTAATACTCGCCTCAATTTTCCCTAATTTCCGATCGCTTATATATCGAATTGCCCCACGTAAGCAGGCTAATTTTAACTCTGGTACTTGCCCTGGTTCTTCAGATTTTTGTCTAAATTCAATGATTTTTCCGGGAACAAATTCTTTCAATGCCTCATGAAATACATCGATTCTGCAAGATTGCCCTGTCAGCTTTATAATAGAATATTGCTGTAAGCGACCTTCCTGGAAAAACTCATCAAGAAACATACGAATAATTTCATAAATATCTGCTTTAATTAGGTGATTGATTTCTTGAATATTAAAAATCATGTCAGGGTAATCGTATACATCTTTAAACTGGCCATTCTCATAAATTGATAGGAACCACCGATCAACAGCTGTTACAAATAAATCATTTTCATGTAACTGGCCGGAATTTGAGTCAAATCGGTTTCGTACAACGCCTGTTTTGCGAAAGAACTCTTTCTTCATGGAATCCGCAAGTTCCCATAAAAAATAAAAATTATGACGAACGCGCTGATAATCTTCTCGACTTCGATTTTCATATGGTTTAAATTTTGTAGGTAAGATTTCCTCTACTTGTTGATAATGTTCTTCAAGCTTCTCATAAACAGCCTGTACACCAAAATCGTCTACATGACGGAATATGTCCGCACCTGGAATTTCAATTAGTTCATCAATATCTAACAACTTTTTGTTGTTCGTATAGTAGTGGGCAAAGACGATTTTTAAATATTGGAAGATACGATAGGTAACATTATTTCCACCAAAGTTCGTTTCCCCATTTTCATAGGTTGTTTGAATATCAAGTTTATACGATATACGATTATCCCGAATTTGGAAGCGACAGGAAGATAAGTCCGTTGTTCCACCTCCACAATCAATGACTAGGGCGTGATATTCTTCCTGCTCAATAAATTGGTTTTTTTCGATTTGGTTGGCAATGGTATTGTAAAGTACAGCCATTCCTTCATCTAATGCATGGTCTGATTCAATCGTATATTCTGGTAGTATTGTCTGAAACATGTCGAGAAATTGTGATTTCAATTTCACCGGACTTGAAATATGCAAATGTTCAAATCTGCATTTCAATTGATGTTCGGCTGTTTCAATAATGTACTTTAAATAAGCGCGAAGTAGCTCTTTCCTTGTTACTTTTGCTGTATTTCCTTGGCTATCCATGATTTCTTCTTCTCTAGAGAAATCATTTACCCAGCGTTTGATGCCATGGAATACTGTTGCATGGCTACTGAAGCCATTTTTCTTCATTGCTTTTAAAGCTTCAAACCCAAAGCTATATTGAATGTTGTTACGATCCTCACAGTTCGTTACGGCAATGACTGTTGGTAAAAGCTCAATCCACTCCGTTCCTTTCTCTACATTTTGTGGGAATGAAATGTAGTTGATGGCATTGAGACGTACTCTTCTCATCAGAACGTCATGTTCATTTGGAGAAGTAATATAATCATCATCTAAGTACGCACCCGCTGTTGTATTGGAAGTACCAAAATCAATTGCCAGAACCGCTTTTGTTGGTTCTAATGTTCGAATGACAAGCTCCTCAACAGGAATTTGAATATACCTTAAATTTACAGGTGGTAATACACGTTCTTGGTAATATGCTTTGTATAAGTAATCCGAATCTTCTTTACGGAAGAAAAGCAAACTATATTGATGGTTGTTAGTTTCTTTCATCTCTAATTGGCCTGAAGTCACCAGTACGTAGTTACCTTTTTCTCCGTCTTGAATTACGTTTAAAATTCCACATAACTCCATCTTTTCATTAATGACTAATACATTTGACTCGTCCATTCCACTGTCTGTCTTCACGCAAAATTGATCACGTTTATCTATTTTTAACCCCTTATATAATGTCAGCTTAGCAGGGACCTGTATGTGAGGATGATTTGTAAGTGGTGTTCGTAGATAGTTTTTTATTGCCTGTTCTAGTTGCTGAAATCCACCTTCTTTATAGTCTTGAATGAGAAGATTTTTCTCCGCACCTAAATATTTGAGAATCGTCTCGATTAACTCGTTTCGTTCTAATTTGTAAATCATCCCAACGACAAGTTTTTCTTTATGACAAATATTTCGAAGATGAAAGGTTGTCATTTCCTCGAGTTCTTCTCTAGTATAGGTTGGTCGATTGCTTTTCTTTTCTGAACCTTGATATAGCTTGTATGAATAGCTCCCCATCTTTAAATCCCCCCTCAATAAAGCGCAATATGATCAATTCGCATTGTTTCTTCAACATCAATAATTCCAAAATGAGCTTCCCAATAAATATCGACTTGAAAAAACACCGGTAAAAACAAATTCAATATTAATTGTATTTTTGCCCATGCCTTTTCTGTTTCCTTTTGGCCAATATAAATTAGCAATTCATCGCTTTCATTGCAATTAGCGTAACATATTGATTTCGGAAACATTTTACTGACTGTATCCTTTAATAAATAGACCGCCTCCCCAGTTTCATAAAGACGAAGAAGGTTAATAGCAATTTGTTCTTTTTCTAATCGTGTGAAATAGAAAAATTGGTTCTGCACTTCATCTCCAAATGCACCTGACTCAATATCCTCTATTAGAAACCGAATATAGAATTCTCTTTTATTCATTCCTTGCATGACGTCTATTTCTGCTAGTAAATGGGTGACGATATCAAATAAAGTTGATTTTAACTCTTCGTTACCCGTTGTATTGATATCCAGTAATTGGTGAAATATCGAATGAAATCGATAATATGGATTGATTTCTACATCAAATTCAATTAGTTGGGTATTTAAATTTTCATAGCTTAGTTCCAAATATGGTGAATAGACTGTTGCGGGTTTAAAATATAAATCCTTCTTGTCAAATCCATCATTCTCCGCTTTGATGACCAAATCCCAAATGTAATTCATATGAAAACACCCTCACAACGATAATCGGGAAATGCCCGTTGAACTTCGGAGACGATAAAACTCATCAAATCATACATTAAAAAATCGTCACCTATTTCACATTTGAATACCAATTGGAGGATCTTCTTATACTCATTCATTCGAATGTTCTCAATAATAAAAGGATTCATGTCATATGTAAG carries:
- a CDS encoding molecular chaperone, with the protein product MGSYSYKLYQGSEKKSNRPTYTREELEEMTTFHLRNICHKEKLVVGMIYKLERNELIETILKYLGAEKNLLIQDYKEGGFQQLEQAIKNYLRTPLTNHPHIQVPAKLTLYKGLKIDKRDQFCVKTDSGMDESNVLVINEKMELCGILNVIQDGEKGNYVLVTSGQLEMKETNNHQYSLLFFRKEDSDYLYKAYYQERVLPPVNLRYIQIPVEELVIRTLEPTKAVLAIDFGTSNTTAGAYLDDDYITSPNEHDVLMRRVRLNAINYISFPQNVEKGTEWIELLPTVIAVTNCEDRNNIQYSFGFEALKAMKKNGFSSHATVFHGIKRWVNDFSREEEIMDSQGNTAKVTRKELLRAYLKYIIETAEHQLKCRFEHLHISSPVKLKSQFLDMFQTILPEYTIESDHALDEGMAVLYNTIANQIEKNQFIEQEEYHALVIDCGGGTTDLSSCRFQIRDNRISYKLDIQTTYENGETNFGGNNVTYRIFQYLKIVFAHYYTNNKKLLDIDELIEIPGADIFRHVDDFGVQAVYEKLEEHYQQVEEILPTKFKPYENRSREDYQRVRHNFYFLWELADSMKKEFFRKTGVVRNRFDSNSGQLHENDLFVTAVDRWFLSIYENGQFKDVYDYPDMIFNIQEINHLIKADIYEIIRMFLDEFFQEGRLQQYSIIKLTGQSCRIDVFHEALKEFVPGKIIEFRQKSEEPGQVPELKLACLRGAIRYISDRKLGKIEASITNNAPITPYSVYAYTHTQNEKVLISSLKQMNLVRGTISRPLTVKEVEFFLRGNEGDIRRKFIYWNDANSYTQVLYEEIKQIYGEKVPQDETDTIANGEVKFFVFADENNWGFHILPIARKNEQLYWTRKHYFAFENELSEIDFFNGMK
- a CDS encoding iron-dependent peroxidase, producing MNYIWDLVIKAENDGFDKKDLYFKPATVYSPYLELSYENLNTQLIEFDVEINPYYRFHSIFHQLLDINTTGNEELKSTLFDIVTHLLAEIDVMQGMNKREFYIRFLIEDIESGAFGDEVQNQFFYFTRLEKEQIAINLLRLYETGEAVYLLKDTVSKMFPKSICYANCNESDELLIYIGQKETEKAWAKIQLILNLFLPVFFQVDIYWEAHFGIIDVEETMRIDHIALY
- a CDS encoding DNA and RNA helicase, translated to MNSYPTFQKGRILKLEMLENLRDYPRHLMDIYYQNYSDGIITGANIIVHQNSLTITKGIIKLNGHLFYIEQDHVMSYEETGNETIVKIRCHPEERDQDFLKYNVELLLDEHTEILPNELELARFKLKKGSRLRSDYQDLEDFSTEFNTLNIVHVLYAGFSQSTLHPAILRYFAKEVLKVGSTGSEDTMFAMLCLNNGVVERELLHLYLANRFGHDYEEYTNGQIHRYLVRILQELKAGRSTRSDMRGIGRKRILVD